A window of the Pseudomonas fluorescens genome harbors these coding sequences:
- the tssA gene encoding type VI secretion system protein TssA encodes MSLPSTPLPDLIDQLLAPISDDAPCGADLRYEREYDQLRDLRREDDASLPTGVWQSTLKRANWPEVERLTTALLLERSKDLMLSAWLGEAWLHLQALDGLPGSLALIAGLCERYPEQLHPQADDGDQSWRAIPLEWLVRRYSEVLLTRVPLFGTHNSDFEGYTLETWRRIQVQQVQANDSKGAKASAETARSEHKKLIEQVRATPMAFWLRHQGNLLLSLQHLQRLDGWCDAYLGDQGPGLGPLQDTLQALLTLVQEFIAMHPQQPLSAPPPAPVAVSPVEASVTATPEAAPVPREPASREEAYRQLLLIAEYLARTEPHSPVPYLIRRGVEWGNKPLSELLGELISADAESRRLWTLLGVL; translated from the coding sequence GTGAGCCTGCCCTCGACCCCGTTGCCGGACCTGATCGATCAGTTACTCGCGCCCATCAGTGACGATGCGCCCTGTGGTGCGGATCTACGCTATGAGCGCGAGTACGACCAATTGCGCGACCTGCGTCGCGAGGATGACGCGAGTCTGCCCACGGGTGTCTGGCAATCGACCCTGAAACGGGCCAACTGGCCAGAAGTCGAGCGGTTGACCACCGCGTTATTGCTCGAACGCAGCAAGGACCTGATGCTCAGTGCCTGGCTGGGTGAAGCCTGGCTGCACTTGCAGGCGCTCGATGGACTGCCGGGCAGTCTGGCGCTGATTGCCGGTCTGTGTGAGCGCTATCCCGAACAGTTGCATCCGCAGGCCGACGACGGCGACCAGTCGTGGCGGGCGATTCCGCTGGAGTGGCTGGTGCGTCGCTACAGTGAAGTGCTGCTGACCCGGGTGCCTTTATTCGGCACGCACAACAGCGACTTTGAGGGTTACACCCTCGAAACCTGGCGGCGGATTCAGGTGCAGCAGGTGCAGGCCAACGACTCCAAAGGCGCGAAAGCGTCGGCCGAAACTGCGCGCAGCGAACACAAGAAACTCATTGAGCAGGTGCGGGCCACGCCCATGGCGTTCTGGCTGCGCCATCAAGGAAATCTGCTGCTGAGCCTGCAACACCTGCAGCGTCTGGATGGCTGGTGCGATGCGTATCTGGGGGATCAGGGGCCGGGGCTCGGACCGTTGCAGGACACCCTTCAAGCGTTGTTGACATTGGTTCAGGAGTTCATCGCCATGCACCCACAGCAACCACTGTCGGCACCGCCGCCTGCACCGGTCGCGGTCTCGCCGGTTGAAGCGTCGGTCACGGCCACGCCCGAAGCTGCGCCAGTACCGCGCGAACCGGCCAGCCGCGAAGAGGCTTATCGGCAATTACTGCTTATTGCCGAGTACCTGGCCCGCACCGAGCCCCACAGCCCGGTGCCGTATCTGATCCGGCGCGGAGTGGAGTGGGGCAACAAGCCGTTGAGCGAACTGCTCGGCGAGCTGATTTCGGCAGACGCCGAATCCCGGCGTCTATGGACTTTGCTCGGCGTGCTTTAG
- a CDS encoding type VI secretion system protein, with product MSTLTIVAWVVAILLLLVIIAVAVWWLRTQSGAAIRSFYAAVRHMEQEQGAHDRYQMPWLLMLGDETQGTQLATQWHLQPTDKPGWFGRWWSDSEGAVLVVPQALFLPEDGMHLQRGGWWRLLGLILRLRSKRPLDGVIWAVPVSRLSNLEQATQLGLAARRRFIDLLQRFGLSLPVYVVITGLEELPGFQELISALPDEARDRTLGWSSPYARDAVWQGQWSDQALDRLHRAVAEAVIEIGTLSGQLSADLYALPERLETLRRGLQNVLEPVFQGNAQGEAPCFRGVYLTANQPAEDALDGFSADDSGLQQSAFVRQLWRQRIVGERGLAQGVPRLLRLRQRWQRVTAGVALVVGVVWAVAMLWVWQASVKDAHELARLLHGAQKNYVAVIDDEHRVEPTRRNVQNFWRVLERAPHWHYVSLAFPTSWFSSLDVRLEQEVFRSTQRHMLQPLHELLVAELAKIKAIRETDRRTSVGSEDPAQWQNYQKATDLVERALRLEQQNQLFAQVQNNQRAPLEDLAQLSNSALSLNLNAGTLPHAAYYNRLLVASDGGDLQALDLSVERPLIVSNFTGLMERWLDQYFLADNFVSKAGYLKLHLEQLEAGSGNSLPELEELRALIDDLHAAIALTNSTWSRGKGQELVPGYREFLDKVRKSSLLGPTVEQQLDAQAGKLQQSFRDQWIAQVGSRGNLLVQQGSGQLALQDQVVKLDNAVQALFKRDFVSIALRASQDSVNRQGQTVDSDDLNESLNYFASYKSYVAEELPRIPPDYRDALLKAAETAAAQAMWLSLKDHDDQTHPYEVFNVQAVQAMNLQKAFVEVHRADLAALLQGALNRRAMAQIVGGLNEITEQPLFGGRTEISQWDGSKNLGLQLYGASDVQELKLSLKQQFNTMLGIIERRAPALEWLKTQQGNLSALDYERVTQFSALNDDLLKYKESNPASSPAQIEQLVSRDFIEMDTGSCVQMLQTANVNGGRGTLAMRAVELQQSALQRCQFLQQQQAATAWNELATYFNQYLADRFPFANGVQAQDADPARVQHFLEIIDKRLPVAQAGLVLSQTPERLAAEDFLNRVKQASVWLTPLFVRDKSGILGVELDVRWRTDREEEKGADQVIAWGLLAGNQQISYPAADQPNLRWMPGQPIRLTLRWARNGKERPVNDPLQPNLVVRDLEAGWEYGGPWSLLRLMRAHFSVQRQPSMDYTDFPLSLRLPVTAQNDSVTSEFTRMFVRVSLMSQGSKLPLSIPPLPTRAPRSPFQVTGTTAALESQKEDL from the coding sequence ATGAGTACCCTGACGATCGTGGCCTGGGTGGTCGCCATCCTCTTGCTGCTGGTGATCATCGCGGTGGCGGTGTGGTGGCTGCGCACACAGAGCGGTGCGGCGATTCGCAGTTTCTACGCTGCCGTGCGGCACATGGAACAGGAGCAGGGCGCCCACGACCGGTATCAGATGCCGTGGCTGCTGATGCTCGGCGATGAGACGCAGGGCACCCAACTCGCCACTCAATGGCATTTGCAGCCCACCGACAAACCGGGGTGGTTCGGTCGCTGGTGGTCCGATTCCGAAGGCGCGGTGCTGGTGGTGCCGCAGGCACTGTTTCTGCCGGAAGACGGCATGCACCTGCAACGCGGTGGCTGGTGGCGTCTGCTGGGTTTGATCCTGCGCCTGCGCAGCAAGCGTCCGCTGGACGGGGTGATCTGGGCGGTGCCGGTCAGTCGGTTGAGCAATCTGGAACAGGCCACGCAACTGGGGCTGGCGGCACGTCGGCGTTTTATCGATCTGTTGCAGCGTTTTGGTCTGAGCCTGCCGGTGTACGTGGTCATCACCGGGCTTGAAGAGCTGCCGGGATTTCAGGAACTGATCAGCGCCTTGCCGGACGAGGCTCGCGATCGCACCTTGGGCTGGTCGTCGCCCTACGCCCGCGATGCGGTGTGGCAGGGGCAATGGAGCGATCAGGCGCTGGATCGGCTGCATCGCGCGGTGGCGGAAGCGGTGATCGAAATCGGCACCTTGTCCGGGCAACTGAGTGCTGACCTGTACGCCTTGCCAGAGCGTCTGGAAACCCTGCGCCGTGGTTTGCAGAACGTGCTCGAGCCGGTGTTTCAAGGCAACGCCCAGGGCGAGGCACCGTGTTTTCGTGGGGTTTACCTGACGGCCAATCAGCCGGCCGAGGATGCGCTGGATGGTTTTTCTGCCGATGACAGCGGCCTGCAGCAAAGTGCGTTTGTCCGTCAATTGTGGCGCCAGCGGATAGTCGGCGAACGCGGACTGGCCCAGGGTGTGCCGCGACTGTTGCGCCTGCGTCAGCGCTGGCAGCGAGTGACCGCCGGGGTGGCGCTGGTGGTCGGCGTGGTGTGGGCGGTGGCGATGCTCTGGGTCTGGCAGGCGTCGGTCAAGGACGCCCATGAGCTGGCGCGGCTGCTGCACGGCGCGCAGAAGAATTACGTCGCGGTCATCGACGACGAACATCGGGTCGAGCCGACCCGGCGCAACGTGCAGAATTTCTGGCGGGTGCTGGAACGGGCGCCGCACTGGCACTACGTTTCGCTGGCCTTTCCGACGTCGTGGTTTTCCTCGCTGGACGTGCGACTCGAACAGGAAGTGTTCAGGTCGACCCAGCGCCACATGCTGCAACCGCTGCACGAACTGCTGGTCGCGGAGCTGGCGAAAATCAAGGCGATCCGCGAAACCGACCGGCGCACCAGCGTCGGAAGCGAAGACCCGGCGCAGTGGCAGAATTATCAGAAGGCCACGGATCTGGTCGAGCGAGCCTTGCGTCTGGAACAACAGAACCAGTTGTTCGCCCAGGTGCAGAACAATCAGCGGGCGCCGCTGGAGGATCTGGCGCAACTGAGCAACAGCGCGCTGTCGCTGAACCTCAACGCCGGCACTTTGCCCCACGCCGCCTACTACAACCGGCTGCTCGTGGCCAGTGATGGCGGCGACTTGCAGGCGCTGGATCTGAGCGTTGAACGACCGCTGATCGTGAGCAATTTCACCGGGCTGATGGAGCGCTGGCTCGATCAGTATTTTCTGGCGGACAACTTCGTCAGCAAGGCCGGCTACCTGAAATTGCACCTGGAACAACTTGAAGCCGGCAGTGGCAATAGCCTGCCCGAACTGGAAGAGCTGCGAGCGCTGATCGATGACCTGCATGCGGCGATTGCCCTGACCAACTCGACCTGGAGTCGCGGCAAGGGCCAGGAGCTGGTGCCGGGTTATCGCGAATTTCTCGACAAGGTGCGCAAGAGTTCATTGCTCGGCCCGACGGTCGAACAGCAGCTCGATGCACAGGCCGGCAAGTTGCAACAGAGCTTTCGCGATCAATGGATCGCCCAGGTGGGCTCGCGGGGCAATTTGCTGGTGCAGCAGGGCAGCGGGCAACTGGCGCTGCAGGATCAGGTCGTCAAGCTCGACAATGCCGTACAGGCGCTGTTCAAGCGTGACTTCGTTTCGATTGCGCTGCGGGCGAGCCAGGACAGCGTCAACCGGCAAGGCCAGACCGTGGACAGTGATGACCTTAATGAGTCACTGAATTATTTCGCCAGCTATAAGAGCTACGTCGCCGAAGAGCTGCCGCGCATTCCGCCGGACTATCGCGACGCATTGCTGAAAGCGGCCGAAACCGCCGCCGCGCAGGCGATGTGGTTGAGTCTCAAGGATCACGATGACCAGACTCATCCCTACGAGGTGTTCAACGTGCAGGCCGTGCAGGCAATGAACCTGCAAAAGGCTTTTGTCGAGGTGCATCGTGCCGATCTGGCGGCGCTTTTGCAGGGCGCGTTGAACCGCCGCGCCATGGCGCAGATTGTCGGCGGTCTGAATGAAATTACCGAGCAGCCGTTGTTCGGAGGCCGTACGGAAATCAGCCAGTGGGACGGTTCGAAAAACCTCGGTTTGCAACTCTACGGCGCCAGCGATGTGCAGGAGCTGAAGCTGAGTCTCAAGCAGCAATTCAATACCATGCTCGGCATCATCGAGCGTCGTGCCCCGGCCCTGGAATGGTTGAAGACCCAGCAGGGCAATCTGTCGGCGCTCGACTACGAGCGCGTGACCCAGTTCAGCGCGCTGAACGATGACTTGCTCAAGTACAAGGAGTCGAACCCGGCCAGTTCGCCGGCGCAGATCGAACAACTGGTCAGCCGTGATTTCATTGAAATGGACACCGGCTCCTGCGTGCAGATGTTGCAGACGGCCAATGTGAACGGCGGGCGTGGCACCTTGGCGATGCGCGCGGTGGAGTTGCAACAATCGGCCCTGCAACGCTGCCAGTTTCTGCAACAGCAACAGGCGGCCACCGCGTGGAACGAGCTGGCCACCTATTTCAATCAATACCTGGCCGACCGCTTTCCGTTTGCCAACGGCGTGCAGGCCCAGGATGCCGACCCGGCGCGGGTTCAGCACTTTCTGGAAATCATCGACAAGCGCTTGCCGGTGGCCCAGGCCGGACTGGTCCTGAGCCAGACCCCGGAGCGGCTGGCGGCAGAAGATTTTCTCAACCGGGTGAAGCAGGCCAGCGTCTGGCTGACCCCGCTGTTCGTGCGGGACAAGAGCGGTATTCTCGGCGTCGAGCTGGACGTGCGCTGGCGTACCGATCGCGAGGAAGAGAAGGGCGCCGATCAGGTGATTGCCTGGGGCTTGCTGGCCGGCAATCAGCAGATCAGCTATCCCGCCGCCGATCAGCCGAACCTGCGCTGGATGCCTGGTCAACCGATTCGCCTGACCTTGCGCTGGGCGCGCAACGGCAAGGAGCGTCCGGTCAACGACCCGCTGCAACCGAACCTGGTGGTGCGTGATCTGGAGGCCGGTTGGGAGTATGGCGGGCCGTGGTCGCTGCTGCGCCTGATGCGCGCGCACTTCTCGGTGCAGCGCCAGCCAAGCATGGATTACACCGATTTTCCGCTGAGCCTGCGTCTGCCGGTCACCGCGCAGAACGACAGCGTCACCAGCGAATTCACCCGGATGTTCGTACGCGTTTCGCTGATGAGCCAGGGCTCGAAACTGCCGTTGTCGATTCCGCCGTTGCCGACCCGCGCGCCGCGTTCACCGTTCCAGGTGACCGGCACCACCGCCGCCCTTGAATCGCAGAAGGAGGATTTGTGA
- a CDS encoding DotU/TssL family secretion system protein, with the protein MSQGSAASLGLQDAPLSSAFRETWQQWSQDWSQLPKDSEDEAALVETVVELSTQASQRLWRTAFARVGDSATEQVKALVYAFVALVDETLLFSPWPGQSAWQEKPLESRLYSSRQAGEQVPAAIQTLLDEQQPTTRDLANVYLQCLILGFHGRLRGELGQVQREKWRRALFMFAWQDEADYAAVSQRLVQPSLATPLQLPVRTALPDGFRLALGILAMILLLTGLGQFLWRDIRQELEPVLQAPDTLTAPEQDS; encoded by the coding sequence CTCCGCTGAGCAGTGCGTTCCGCGAGACCTGGCAGCAGTGGTCGCAGGACTGGAGCCAGTTGCCCAAGGACAGCGAGGACGAGGCGGCGCTGGTCGAAACCGTGGTCGAGCTTTCGACCCAGGCGTCGCAACGGCTGTGGCGCACCGCGTTTGCCCGGGTCGGCGATTCGGCGACCGAGCAGGTCAAGGCGCTGGTGTATGCCTTTGTCGCGCTGGTCGATGAAACCCTGCTGTTCAGCCCGTGGCCGGGCCAGAGTGCCTGGCAGGAAAAACCCCTGGAGTCGCGGCTGTATTCCAGCCGTCAGGCCGGCGAGCAAGTGCCGGCGGCGATCCAGACCTTGCTCGATGAGCAACAGCCCACTACCCGCGATCTGGCCAACGTCTATTTGCAGTGCCTGATCCTCGGTTTCCATGGACGCCTGCGCGGTGAGCTGGGCCAGGTGCAACGGGAAAAATGGCGGCGGGCCCTGTTCATGTTTGCCTGGCAGGACGAGGCCGATTACGCCGCTGTCAGCCAGCGACTGGTACAGCCCTCGCTGGCGACACCCTTGCAGTTGCCGGTGCGCACGGCGTTGCCCGACGGCTTTCGTCTGGCGCTGGGCATTCTGGCGATGATTCTGCTGCTGACCGGGCTCGGGCAATTTCTGTGGCGTGACATCCGTCAGGAGCTCGAGCCGGTGTTGCAGGCGCCCGATACGCTGACGGCGCCGGAGCAAGACTCATGA